CTTCGGCCCAGGCTGAAGTCCAGTCTTCTGGGTTTTCTGCCTTGAGAGCTTCCCATGCGGACTGCAACGCGGCCTGACGTGCGATCAGCCCGTCATTGTGCGCTTGCGCTGCATCACTCCAGACGCCCGCTTCGGTGTAATAGCGGATGGCACCTTCGTGGTAAGGGACAACCCATTCCATGTTCTGCTTGTCCATGGACCAGCCACCGATACCGGGTGCCTTGCCATCATACTGCGGGAACAGCTCAACCATCGCTTTGGTCATGTTATAGACCAGATCGGCTTCGGTGCTCTCAATTGCGGTAAGAACAGGATAGGCATAGCCCGCGCCCTGATAGCCGTCTGTGCCATCAATCGTCGCGCCAACCTTGGCTTTGTTTACCTGAAAGAAGGGTGCGATGCCCTGCATTGCAGCAAGGCCATCGGTGTTTTCCGGATCAATCGGTGGCCAGAACAATCCGCGCGGACCTGCTTCGGCCTCATAAGCCTTGCCGGAGTTGGTGGAGGCAAATGCCGCATCAACCTGACCTTCGATGAGGCCGGTCCAGCTAGCCCCGAATCCGCCGAAATCTACACGTTCGACATCATCCCACGTCAGACCGCCATAGG
The Sulfitobacter noctilucicola genome window above contains:
- a CDS encoding TAXI family TRAP transporter solute-binding subunit yields the protein MIYLRTAAAALCMTATAAFASDIELPKQLSWTAYGTGSAGYNQAVAIGAALQDATGVNLRVLPGKNDVSRTEPLRQGRVQFSATGVGGSFMAQEGVFDFGEENWGPQPIRVLMANNGGAINLAVGVAGDLGIETYADLKGKRVAYIVGAPALNVNTEAYLAYGGLTWDDVERVDFGGFGASWTGLIEGQVDAAFASTNSGKAYEAEAGPRGLFWPPIDPENTDGLAAMQGIAPFFQVNKAKVGATIDGTDGYQGAGYAYPVLTAIESTEADLVYNMTKAMVELFPQYDGKAPGIGGWSMDKQNMEWVVPYHEGAIRYYTEAGVWSDAAQAHNDGLIARQAALQSAWEALKAENPEDWTSAWAEARRKALEDGGFNIVF